From a single Miscanthus floridulus cultivar M001 chromosome 8, ASM1932011v1, whole genome shotgun sequence genomic region:
- the LOC136472644 gene encoding uncharacterized protein, with product MGGVTSSVASKMAFFPPDPPSYGVVDEEDEPAATAAAAEDAASCKVATRRVAMTGVRWSVGVEARRVRTRRGSEIIAVYVRHPGASLTLLFSHGNAADLGKMYGIFVELSARLHVNLMGYDYSGYGQSSGKPSEANTFADIEAAYKCLVDVYGTREEDIVLYGQSVGSGPTLDLAVRFDRVRAVVLHSPILSGLRVMYSVKKTYWFDIYKNIDKIPHVKCPVLVIHGTKDDVVDCSHGKRLWELCQHKYEPLWIEGGDHGNLEKFPVYIRHLKKFLSTIKKLPSEKDEHETSAAENRTQPDSEAISEAPSRMISRRLEPLKKNTIHEEHTLSTEHVDKRRRSTGHREKARSSTDRRSRRSVDCFDSILEHEQPEKPRKSFDRIGEKIRAMGLCNVDCFKEPPDSGELSRGR from the exons ATGGGTGGGGTGACTTCATCGGTGGCCTCCAAGATGGCGTTCTTCCCTCCCGACCCGCCGTCTTACGGCGTGgtcgacgaggaggacgagccagcggcgacggcggcggcggcggaggatgcGGCGTCGTGTAAGGTGGCAACGAGGAGGGTGGCGATGACGGGCGTGCGGTGGAGCGTGGGCGTGGAGGCGAGGCGGGTGCGGACGCGGCGGGGCTCGGAGATCATCGCCGTGTACGTGCGGCACCCCGGCGCCAGCCTCACCCTTCTGTTCTCCCACGGCAACGCCGCCGACCTCGGCAAGATGTACGGGATCTTCGTCGAGCTCAGCGCACGACTCCACGTCAACCTCATGGG GTATGATTACTCTGGTTATGGGCAGTCATCAGGCAAG CCAAGTGAAGCTAATACCTTTGCTGACATAGAGGCTGCATACAAGTGCCTTGTGGACGTTTATGGAACTAGGGAAGAAGACATTGTTCTGTATGGTCAGTCTGTTGGCAGCGGACCAACCCTTGATTTAGCTGTTCGTTTCGATCGCGTAAGAGCTGTTGTTCTACACAGTCCAATACTGTCTGGATTGCGTGTCATGTATTCTGTGAAGAAAACGTACTGGTTTGACATATACAAG AACATCGACAAAATCCCCCATGTTAAATGCCCGGTTTTGGTAATCCAT GGCACAAAAGATGACGTCGTCGACTGCTCCCATGGCAAGCGGCTCTGGGAGCTGTGCCAGCACAAGTATGAACCTCTCTGGATTGAGGGAGGTGACCACGGCAACCTGGAGAAATTCCCAGTGTACATACGACATCTGAAGAAGTTCTTATCGACCATAAAGAAGTTGCCATCTGAAAAAGATGAGCATGAGACATCGGCAGCTGAAAACAGAACGCAGCCTGACAGTGAAGCCATCTCTGAGGCTCCTTCTCGCATGATCTCGCGAAGGCTAGAGCCGTTGAAGAAGAACACGATCCATGAAGAGCATACGCTGAGCACCGAGCACGTAGATAAGCGCAGGCGAAGCACGGGCCACAGGGAGAAGGCGAGGTCCAGCACAGACAGGAGATCGAGGAGGAGCGTGGACTGCTTCGACAGCATCCTCGAACATGAGCAGCCGGAAAAACCAAGGAAAAGCTTTGATAG GATCGGAGAGAAGATTAGAGCCATGGGTCTGTGCAATGTCGACTGCTTCAAAGAGCCTCCTGACAGCGGTGAGCTTAGCCGAGGTCGATGA
- the LOC136472642 gene encoding transcription factor bHLH79-like isoform X1: MDSFSWASVSQAAGLAGGSAVVSDRRGGGLLPPPTLGLQLPASVGLEHFMDPGLVQLAVRSSCFAAANGAPTPSPSYITSEEHPLQATTGSGNGEPGFGGGSGGVYDDAPIAEACSSRAPEPDSSSKKRKRPNAAQDVLGMIGTDQDQGMASNASVNSSNERGEDDAKAKGKEDTPPATRKKKGKGASAANDESESYIHIRARKGQATNRHSLAERLRREKISERMKLLQDLVPGCTKVTGKAVMLDEIINYVQSLQRQVEFLSMKLAAVNPQLGLNIKQLLSKDLFRTPSAPSSSSTHLGFSFSHEMMPKLPPLSRSGVLPGGVHGLANSDGFRTAMEEQLNGKDSIEEHVSQPLQQMPLTLDGSFHNAAQTAVYGAIVGPEHLGMRSVQDAFHM, encoded by the exons atGGATTCATTTTCATGGGCGTCGGTGTCTCAGGCTGCGGGGCTAGCCGGCGGCAGCGCCGTCGTCTCCGACAGGAGAGGCGGGGGGCTCTTGCCGCCGCCGACGCTCGGGCTCCAGCTCCCAGCATCGGTCGGTCTCGAGCACTTCATGGACCCCGGCCTAGTCCAGCTGGCCGTGCGCTCCTCCTGCTTCGCTGCTGCAAACGGAGCGCCCACTCCAAGCCCGTCGTACATCACCTCCGAGGAGCACCCACTGCAAGCCACCACCGGCAGTGGCAACGGCGAGCCGGGGttcggcggcggcagtggcggtgTCTACGACGACGCGCCGATCGCCGAGGCCTGCTCGTCCAGGGCACCGGAGCCGGACTCCAGCTCCAAGAAGAGGAAGCGACCGAACGCG GCGCAGGACGTTCTTGGGATGATTGGGACGGATCAAGATCAAGGCATGGCGTCGAACGCGTCCGTGAATTCTTCAAACGAACGTGGCGAGGACGATGCCAAAGCCAAAGGCAAGGAGGACACGCCGCCGGCGACCCGCAAGAAGAAAGGGAAGGGAGCTTCGGCGGCCAACGACGAGTCGGAGTCGTACATCCATATCAGGGCCCGGAAGGGGCAGGCAACCAACAGGCATAGCCTCGCAGAGAGG CTGAGAAGGGAGAAGATCAGTGAGAGGATGAAGCTTCTGCAAGACCTTGTTCCTGGTTGCACTAAA GTCACGGGGAAGGCAGTGATGCTGGACGAGATCATCAACTATGTCCAGTCCCTGCAAAGACAAGTGGAG TTCTTATCCATGAAGCTCGCGGCAGTCAATCCACAGCTCGGCCTCAACATAAAACAACTTCTATCGAAGGAT CTTTTTCGCACCCCCAGTGCTCCTTCAAGTTCATCTACTCACCTGGGATTCTCATTCTCCCACGAAATGATGCCCAAACTACCACCACTGTCGCGATCGGGCGTGCTCCCGGGAGGCGTTCATGGCTTGGCCAATTCAGATGGGTTCAGAACAGCCATGGAGGAGCAACTAAACGGCAAAGACTCCATCGAAGAGCATGTCTCTCAG CCTCTCCAGCAGATGCCTCTCACTTTGGACGGATCGTTCCACAATGCAGCGCAAACGGCGGTGTACGGCGCCATAGTCGGTCCAGAGCATCTGGGCATGAGGTCTGTTCAGGATGCGTTTCATATGTGA
- the LOC136476727 gene encoding E3 ubiquitin-protein ligase CIP8-like, whose product MASSSIHIHHPRLAGDEIHRTLEASYSPSASYCSDDAFVPVFRPDPSASASAAAAAAADRVRSLFSSVDVALFRDALFAPGCDGDHDRDRDRDGLGFTDADAEAAEYDGDLTSICWDCLEIEDADDPLVASSTAEEFEWEEVASASGAAGEAPDPEWEVLADVPPPPAAADAEDGFVYTSHHNHREEAAAYEVLVTGGEGLFLKNKPPAARSAVEALPSAVVAAGQEGEGDECAVCKDGIAAGQRVKRLPCSHRYHDDCIVPWLQVRNSCPLCRYELPTDDPEYESWKAGRTVAA is encoded by the coding sequence ATGGCTTCCTCGTCGATCCACATCCACCATCCCCGGCTCGCCGGCGACGAGATCCACCGTACCCTGGAGGCCTCCTACTCCCCCAGCGCGTCCTACTGCTCCGACGACGCCTTCGTCCCCGTCTTCCGCCCGGATCCGTCCGCGTccgcatcggcggcggcggccgcggcggccgaCCGCGTCCGCAGCCTCTTCAGCTCCGTCGACGTCGCCCTCTTCCGCGACGCGCTCTTCGCGCCCGGGTGTGACGGCGACCACGACCGCGACCGCGACCGCGACGGCCTCGGGTTCACGGACGCGGACGCGGAGGCGGCGGAGTACGACGGCGATCTCACCTCCATCTGCTGGGACTGCCTCGAGATCGAGGACGCCGACGACCCGCTCgtcgcctcctccaccgccgaGGAGTTCGAGTGGGAGGAGGTCGCGTCCGCCTCGGGCGCCGCTGGGGAAGCCCCGGACCCCGAGTGGGAGGTGCTCGCCGACGTgcccccgccgcccgccgccgccgacgccgaggacggGTTCGTGTACACCTCCCACCACAACCacagggaggaggcggcggcgtacGAGGTGCTCGTGACAGGTGGGGAGGGGCTGTTTCTCAAGAACAAGCCCCCCGCCGCCAGATCCGCCGTCGAGGCGCTCCCGTCCGCCGTCGTCGCGGCCGGCCAGGAAGGGGAGGGGGACGAGTGCGCGGTGTGCAAGGACGGGATCGCGGCTGGCCAGCGCGTCAAGAGGCTGCCGTGCTCTCACCGCTACCACGACGACTGCATCGTGCCGTGGCTCCAGGTGCGCAACTCGTGCCCGCTGTGCCGCTACGAGCTGCCCACAGACGACCCGGAGTACGAGTCCTGGAAAGCCGGTCGTACGGTAGCCGCGTGA
- the LOC136472642 gene encoding transcription factor bHLH79-like isoform X3 codes for MDSFSWASVSQAAGLAGGSAVVSDRRGGGLLPPPTLGLQLPASVGLEHFMDPGLVQLAVRSSCFAAANGAPTPSPSYITSEEHPLQATTGSGNGEPGFGGGSGGVYDDAPIAEACSSRAPEPDSSSKKRKRPNAAQDVLGMIGTDQDQGMASNASVNSSNERGEDDAKAKGKEDTPPATRKKKGKGASAANDESESYIHIRARKGQATNRHSLAERLRREKISERMKLLQDLVPGCTKVTGKAVMLDEIINYVQSLQRQVEFLSMKLAAVNPQLGLNIKQLLSKDLFRTPSAPSSSSTHLGFSFSHEMMPKLPPLSRSGVLPGGVHGLANSDGFRTAMEEQLNGKDSIEEHVSQMPLTLDGSFHNAAQTAVYGAIVGPEHLGMRSVQDAFHM; via the exons atGGATTCATTTTCATGGGCGTCGGTGTCTCAGGCTGCGGGGCTAGCCGGCGGCAGCGCCGTCGTCTCCGACAGGAGAGGCGGGGGGCTCTTGCCGCCGCCGACGCTCGGGCTCCAGCTCCCAGCATCGGTCGGTCTCGAGCACTTCATGGACCCCGGCCTAGTCCAGCTGGCCGTGCGCTCCTCCTGCTTCGCTGCTGCAAACGGAGCGCCCACTCCAAGCCCGTCGTACATCACCTCCGAGGAGCACCCACTGCAAGCCACCACCGGCAGTGGCAACGGCGAGCCGGGGttcggcggcggcagtggcggtgTCTACGACGACGCGCCGATCGCCGAGGCCTGCTCGTCCAGGGCACCGGAGCCGGACTCCAGCTCCAAGAAGAGGAAGCGACCGAACGCG GCGCAGGACGTTCTTGGGATGATTGGGACGGATCAAGATCAAGGCATGGCGTCGAACGCGTCCGTGAATTCTTCAAACGAACGTGGCGAGGACGATGCCAAAGCCAAAGGCAAGGAGGACACGCCGCCGGCGACCCGCAAGAAGAAAGGGAAGGGAGCTTCGGCGGCCAACGACGAGTCGGAGTCGTACATCCATATCAGGGCCCGGAAGGGGCAGGCAACCAACAGGCATAGCCTCGCAGAGAGG CTGAGAAGGGAGAAGATCAGTGAGAGGATGAAGCTTCTGCAAGACCTTGTTCCTGGTTGCACTAAA GTCACGGGGAAGGCAGTGATGCTGGACGAGATCATCAACTATGTCCAGTCCCTGCAAAGACAAGTGGAG TTCTTATCCATGAAGCTCGCGGCAGTCAATCCACAGCTCGGCCTCAACATAAAACAACTTCTATCGAAGGAT CTTTTTCGCACCCCCAGTGCTCCTTCAAGTTCATCTACTCACCTGGGATTCTCATTCTCCCACGAAATGATGCCCAAACTACCACCACTGTCGCGATCGGGCGTGCTCCCGGGAGGCGTTCATGGCTTGGCCAATTCAGATGGGTTCAGAACAGCCATGGAGGAGCAACTAAACGGCAAAGACTCCATCGAAGAGCATGTCTCTCAG ATGCCTCTCACTTTGGACGGATCGTTCCACAATGCAGCGCAAACGGCGGTGTACGGCGCCATAGTCGGTCCAGAGCATCTGGGCATGAGGTCTGTTCAGGATGCGTTTCATATGTGA
- the LOC136472642 gene encoding transcription factor bHLH79-like isoform X2 produces the protein MDSFSWASVSQAAGLAGGSAVVSDRRGGGLLPPPTLGLQLPASVGLEHFMDPGLVQLAVRSSCFAAANGAPTPSPSYITSEEHPLQATTGSGNGEPGFGGGSGGVYDDAPIAEACSSRAPEPDSSSKKRKRPNAAQDVLGMIGTDQDQGMASNASVNSSNERGEDDAKAKGKEDTPPATRKKKGKGASAANDESESYIHIRARKGQATNRHSLAERLRREKISERMKLLQDLVPGCTKVTGKAVMLDEIINYVQSLQRQVEFLSMKLAAVNPQLGLNIKQLLSKDLFRTPSAPSSSSTHLGFSFSHEMMPKLPPLSRSGVLPGGVHGLANSDGFRTAMEEQLNGKDSIEEHVSQQMPLTLDGSFHNAAQTAVYGAIVGPEHLGMRSVQDAFHM, from the exons atGGATTCATTTTCATGGGCGTCGGTGTCTCAGGCTGCGGGGCTAGCCGGCGGCAGCGCCGTCGTCTCCGACAGGAGAGGCGGGGGGCTCTTGCCGCCGCCGACGCTCGGGCTCCAGCTCCCAGCATCGGTCGGTCTCGAGCACTTCATGGACCCCGGCCTAGTCCAGCTGGCCGTGCGCTCCTCCTGCTTCGCTGCTGCAAACGGAGCGCCCACTCCAAGCCCGTCGTACATCACCTCCGAGGAGCACCCACTGCAAGCCACCACCGGCAGTGGCAACGGCGAGCCGGGGttcggcggcggcagtggcggtgTCTACGACGACGCGCCGATCGCCGAGGCCTGCTCGTCCAGGGCACCGGAGCCGGACTCCAGCTCCAAGAAGAGGAAGCGACCGAACGCG GCGCAGGACGTTCTTGGGATGATTGGGACGGATCAAGATCAAGGCATGGCGTCGAACGCGTCCGTGAATTCTTCAAACGAACGTGGCGAGGACGATGCCAAAGCCAAAGGCAAGGAGGACACGCCGCCGGCGACCCGCAAGAAGAAAGGGAAGGGAGCTTCGGCGGCCAACGACGAGTCGGAGTCGTACATCCATATCAGGGCCCGGAAGGGGCAGGCAACCAACAGGCATAGCCTCGCAGAGAGG CTGAGAAGGGAGAAGATCAGTGAGAGGATGAAGCTTCTGCAAGACCTTGTTCCTGGTTGCACTAAA GTCACGGGGAAGGCAGTGATGCTGGACGAGATCATCAACTATGTCCAGTCCCTGCAAAGACAAGTGGAG TTCTTATCCATGAAGCTCGCGGCAGTCAATCCACAGCTCGGCCTCAACATAAAACAACTTCTATCGAAGGAT CTTTTTCGCACCCCCAGTGCTCCTTCAAGTTCATCTACTCACCTGGGATTCTCATTCTCCCACGAAATGATGCCCAAACTACCACCACTGTCGCGATCGGGCGTGCTCCCGGGAGGCGTTCATGGCTTGGCCAATTCAGATGGGTTCAGAACAGCCATGGAGGAGCAACTAAACGGCAAAGACTCCATCGAAGAGCATGTCTCTCAG CAGATGCCTCTCACTTTGGACGGATCGTTCCACAATGCAGCGCAAACGGCGGTGTACGGCGCCATAGTCGGTCCAGAGCATCTGGGCATGAGGTCTGTTCAGGATGCGTTTCATATGTGA
- the LOC136472643 gene encoding heat shock protein 90-5, chloroplastic-like, producing MAPALSGTLGASSVAALRPCAGRRAPSAATSVAPRGSGAVRCARGLRWEAHRSRGRSLRVRCDAAVAEKPAGEEAAGEKFEYQAEVSRLMDLIVHSLYSHKEVFLRELVSNASDALDKLRFLGVTDSSLLADGGELEIRIKTDPDAGTITITDTGVGMTKDELKDCLGTIAQSGTSKFLKALKENKDLGADNGLIGQFGVGFYSAFLVAEKIVVSTKSPKSDKQYVWEAVADSSSYVIKEETDREKMLTRGTQITLFLRSDDKYEFADPSRIQGLVKNYSQFVSFPIYTWQEKSRTVEVEEDEEPKEGEEATEGEKKKKKKTVTEKYWDWELANETKPIWMRNPKEIENTEYNEFYKKTFNEFLDPLAHTHFTTEGEVEFRSVLYVPGMAPLSNEEIMNPKTKNIRLYVKRVFISDDFDGELFPRYLSFVKGVVDSNDLPLNVSREILQESRIVRIMRKRLVRKTFDMIEEIAEKEDKEDYKKFWESFGKFIKLGCIEDTGNHKRLAPLLRFHSSKNEGDTISLDQYVESMPESQKAIYYIATDSLQSAKTAPFLEKLVQKDIEVLYLIEPIDEVAIQNLQTYKEKKFVDISKEDLELGDEEEETKETKQEFTLLCDWVKQQLGDKVAKVQISKRLSSSPCVLVSGKFGWSANMERLMKAQTLGDTSSLEFMRGRRIFEINPDHPIIKDLSAACKNEPDSTEAKRAVELLYEAALISSGYTPESPAELGGKIYEMMAIALGGRWGRSDTEKAEASTGEASAEADSSEGTVTEVIEPSEVRPESDPWRD from the exons ATGGCGCCGGCGCTGAGCGGGACTCTGGGCGCGTCGTCGGTGGCGGCGCTGCGGCCCTGCGCGGGCAGGAGGGCGCCGTCCGCCGCGACCTCGGTTGCGCCGCGGGGGAGCGGGGCGGTCAGGTGCGCCAGAGGGCTCAGGTGGGAGGCCCACAGAAGCAGGGGGAGGTCGCTCAGGGTGAGGTGCGATGCGGCCGTCGCCGAGAAGCCCGCCGGGGAGGAGGCGGCTGGGGAGAAGTTCGAGTACCAGGCGGAG GTGAGCCGGTTAATGGATTTGATCGTCCATAGTCTATACAGTCACAAGGAGGTATTTCTCCGCGAGCTTGTTAG CAACGCAAGTGATGCATTGGATAAGCTGAGGTTTCTCGGCGTGACTGATTCCTCTTTGCTCGCTGATGGCGGTGAGCTGGAAATAAGGATTAAGACTGACCCTGATGCTGGAACGATTACTATCAC TGACACTGGTGTTGGTATGACTAAAGATGAGCTCAAGGACTGCCTTGGTACCATTGCTCAGAGTGGTACCTCAAAATTTCTGAAggccctcaag GAAAACAAAGACCTTGGGGCGGACAATGGTCTAATTGGTCAGTTTGGTGTTGGATTTTACTCAGCTTTTCTTGTTGCAGAGAAG ATTGTGGTGTCCACCAAGAGTCCAAAATCAGATAAACAGTATGTGTGGGAAGCTGTGGCTGACAGTAGCTCTTATGTCATCAAGGAAGAGACTGATCGTGAGAAAATGCTTACACGTGGAACTCAGATTACTCTGTTTCTAAGG TCTGATGATAAGTACGAGTTTGCGGACCCTTCAAGGATTCAAGGCTTAGTAAAAAACTACTCTCAGTTTGTGTCTTTTCCCATATACACATGGCAGGAGAAATCAAGAACTGTTGAG GTTGAAGAGGATGAAGAGCCGAAAGAAGGTGAAGAGGCAACAGAG ggtgagaaaaagaagaagaagaagactgttACTGAGAAATATTGGGACTGGGAACTAGCCAATGAAACAAAACCCATATGG ATGAGAAATCCAAAGGAAATTGAGAACACTGAATACAATGAGTTCTATAAGAAGACATTCAATGAGTTTTTGGACCCTCTTGCCCACACTCACTTCACAACAGAG GGTGAGGTGGAATTCAGGAGTGTTCTTTATGTTCCAGGCATGGCACCACTTAGTAATGAGGAGATAATGAATCCCAAGACCAAAAATATCCGGCTATATGTTAAAAGAGTCTTCATCTCCGATGACTTCGATGGTGAACTG TTTCCAAGATACTTGAGCTTTGTGAAAGGTGTGGTGGATTCAAATGACCTTCCCCTCAATGTTTCTCGAGAGATTCTTCAAGAAAGTCGAATT GTAAGAATTATGCGCAAGCGACTTGTCAGGAAGAcatttgatatgattgaagagATTGCCGAAAAGGAAGATAAGGAG GATTATAAGAAGTTTTGGGAGAGCTTTGGCAAGTTTATTAAGCTTGGTTGCATTGAGGACACAGGGAATCACAAGCGCCTTGCCCCATTGTTGCGCTTCCACTCTTCTAAAAATGAGGGAGATACGATAAGTCTTGATCAATATGTAGAGAGCATGCCTGAAAGTCAAAAGGCAATCTACTACATCGCTACAGATAGTCTCCAGAGTGCAAAGACTGCTCCTTTCTTGGAGAAGCTGGTCCAAAAAGATATTGAA GTTCTCTACCTTATTGAGCCAATAGATGAGGTTGCCATTCAGAACTTGCAGACCTACAAAGAGAAGAAATTTGTGGATATCAGCAAAGAGGATCTGGAATTGG GTGATGAAGAGGAAGAGACTAAAGAAACCAAGCAGGAGTTTACTCTCCTATGCGATTGGGTTAAACAACAGCTTGGTGACAAGGTTGCGAAGGTCCAAATATCAAAGCGTTTAAGTTCATCTCCATGTGTTCTTGTATCTGGCAAGTTCGGTTGGTCCGCCAATATGGAAAG GCTCATGAAGGCGCAAACACTTGGTGACACATCAAGCTTGGAATTCATGAGGGGAAGAAGGATTTTCGAAATCAATCCCGACCACCCAATTATCAAGGATTTGAGT GCTGCTTGCAAAAATGAGCCCGATAGCACAGAAGCCAAGAGGGCTGTTGAGCTCCTATATGAGGCTGCTTTAATCTCAAGTGGATATACT CCGGAGAGTCCAGCGGAGTTGGGTGGCAAGATCTATGAGATGATGGCGATTGCCCTGGGTGGGAGATGGGGAAGGTCCGACACGGAGAAGGCCGAGGCATCAACGGGTGAGGCCAGCGCAGAGGCAGACTCATCTGAAGGCACCGTAACAGAGGTGATTGAGCCCTCGGAAGTTAGACCCGAGAGCGACCCATGGAGGGATTAG